Proteins encoded by one window of ANME-2 cluster archaeon:
- a CDS encoding amidohydrolase family protein, giving the protein MSDEHVISGTILYGDEPMLIEGYLCVKDGIITEVGTDPCVDATLDGLVTPCFVNAHTHIGDSIIKDPPLSDLDSLVRPPRGLKHRVLGESLDVDLKRAMDRTLRDMMRTGTCAFCDFREGGREGASMLADILATSAYSSSGLQGMIMGRPYQPDRPDKDELNDLVKVCDGIGMSGVNDVPFEVLQVASSVARREGKPFAIHGGEKDMSDISRSIELEPDFIVHMTHASQAHVKQLADADIPVVVCPRSNLVTRVGSPTRPPIARMLDMGVTVAAGTDNVMLNSVNMFSEMEFLSKVYGLEDRQVFNICTLNGARVLGLAEQFGSIQEGKKAKIMVLDKRSSNLSNCHNMLASFVRRGRPDDIKTIIT; this is encoded by the coding sequence ATGTCTGATGAGCATGTTATTTCGGGGACCATTCTTTATGGTGATGAGCCCATGCTTATCGAAGGATACCTGTGCGTGAAAGATGGCATAATCACAGAAGTGGGGACTGATCCGTGTGTAGACGCCACACTGGATGGATTGGTGACTCCGTGTTTTGTCAATGCGCATACTCATATCGGTGATTCTATAATCAAGGACCCGCCACTGTCTGACCTGGATAGCCTGGTGCGACCTCCCCGTGGCCTGAAACATCGTGTACTCGGTGAATCGCTGGATGTCGACCTGAAGCGTGCCATGGACCGGACATTACGTGATATGATGCGCACAGGCACCTGTGCATTTTGCGATTTCAGGGAAGGCGGTAGAGAAGGTGCATCCATGCTGGCAGATATCCTTGCCACATCCGCATACTCATCCTCAGGGCTCCAAGGGATGATTATGGGCCGGCCTTATCAACCAGACAGGCCGGACAAGGATGAATTAAATGACCTGGTCAAGGTCTGCGATGGAATCGGTATGAGCGGGGTCAATGATGTTCCATTCGAAGTGTTACAGGTTGCATCCAGTGTGGCCCGCAGGGAAGGAAAGCCTTTTGCCATACACGGAGGTGAAAAGGATATGTCAGATATCTCAAGGTCAATTGAACTGGAGCCTGATTTTATTGTGCACATGACCCATGCTTCTCAGGCACATGTTAAACAGCTGGCAGATGCTGATATACCTGTAGTGGTCTGTCCCAGGTCGAATCTCGTGACGCGTGTGGGTTCTCCTACCCGCCCTCCGATCGCCAGGATGCTTGACATGGGCGTCACGGTTGCAGCGGGCACAGACAATGTTATGTTGAATTCGGTCAATATGTTCTCTGAAATGGAATTCCTTTCAAAGGTATATGGGCTGGAGGACAGACAGGTATTTAATATTTGTACACTAAATGGTGCTCGGGTACTTGGACTGGCCGAACAATTCGGTTCAATACAGGAAGGAAAAAAGGCAAAGATAATGGTACTGGATAAAAGGTCTTCCAACTTATCTAACTGCCATAATATGCTTGCCAGTTTTGTCAGGCGAGGCAGACCTGATGATATCAAGACCATCATCACTTAA
- a CDS encoding universal stress protein — MKSEIFKKIVIATDGSANSENAVKHAIELARISEASLSAVYVVDTGAFASIPVDMAMGNMYEILKTEGDNAVKQVEDLAQAAGIETERFTIEGHPAEEIIKFSENISADLIVMGTLGKSGLDRFLLGSVAEKVSRNSHTPVMVVRGENPK, encoded by the coding sequence ATGAAAAGCGAGATATTTAAGAAAATAGTAATTGCAACGGACGGTTCAGCAAACTCAGAGAATGCCGTTAAGCACGCTATTGAATTAGCACGGATATCGGAAGCCAGCCTTTCTGCTGTGTATGTTGTGGACACGGGAGCTTTTGCTTCCATTCCTGTTGATATGGCAATGGGCAACATGTATGAGATTTTGAAAACGGAAGGTGACAATGCCGTCAAACAGGTGGAAGACCTGGCCCAGGCTGCGGGTATTGAAACAGAACGCTTTACTATTGAAGGTCATCCTGCTGAGGAAATAATTAAATTCTCTGAGAATATTTCAGCTGACCTCATTGTTATGGGTACTCTTGGAAAAAGCGGTCTTGACAGGTTCTTGCTGGGAAGTGTCGCAGAAAAGGTATCAAGGAACTCACATACACCTGTTATGGTCGTACGAGGGGAAAACCCCAAATAG
- a CDS encoding CBS domain-containing protein, producing MPGFTTVEDIMVRDVAYASLPGSRDEVLEILKNKHVSGVPVVKKDELVGIVTRTDLLKYPEEEQLAILMRRDPITIKPGESIVDAARTILEHKVRRLPVVENSTLVGLITIADIVGAIAGLSISEPIGDIISDQTIVIWDKTPVSVVGMIMEMAEVKAAPVVNVNREVLGVINDKDLINISVIEDSLGHSDMSAGSDDDAWTWESMRDTMSLYYSVSRIKLPDSTVSEVINLKREPVTVVPNTTVSDAARKMKRNNIDQMPVLSGRNKLIGMLHDFDLLKALV from the coding sequence ATGCCTGGTTTTACAACAGTTGAAGACATTATGGTACGGGATGTTGCATATGCTTCATTGCCTGGTTCCAGGGACGAGGTACTTGAAATCCTGAAAAATAAACATGTTTCCGGCGTACCTGTGGTAAAGAAGGATGAGCTTGTTGGTATCGTCACCAGGACTGACCTTTTAAAGTATCCTGAAGAAGAGCAGCTAGCTATCCTGATGCGGAGAGACCCTATTACCATCAAACCCGGTGAGTCTATTGTGGATGCTGCCAGGACAATACTCGAACATAAGGTCCGGCGGCTACCCGTTGTTGAAAACAGCACCTTGGTAGGTCTGATCACCATCGCTGATATTGTAGGTGCTATTGCAGGTTTGAGTATTTCAGAGCCTATTGGTGATATTATCAGCGACCAGACAATCGTTATCTGGGACAAGACCCCGGTTTCAGTTGTGGGAATGATCATGGAGATGGCAGAGGTAAAAGCTGCACCTGTAGTGAATGTGAACCGTGAAGTCCTGGGTGTAATAAATGATAAGGACCTGATAAATATAAGCGTCATTGAAGATTCGCTTGGGCATTCGGATATGTCTGCGGGTTCGGATGACGATGCATGGACCTGGGAATCAATGCGTGATACAATGAGCCTGTATTACAGTGTGTCAAGGATAAAACTTCCGGATTCTACAGTGAGCGAAGTAATAAACCTAAAAAGGGAACCTGTGACCGTTGTACCCAATACTACCGTGAGTGATGCTGCAAGGAAAATGAAACGCAACAATATCGACCAGATGCCTGTCCTGTCCGGACGCAATAAACTTATTGGTATGTTGCACGACTTTGACCTGCTTAAGGCACTGGTATGA
- a CDS encoding preprotein translocase subunit Sec61beta produces MTKKKQTGSGLQSSAGLMRYYEADETTFHMDPKYILIGGVLTGLLLLLLNYRFGLWP; encoded by the coding sequence TTGACAAAGAAGAAACAGACAGGTAGCGGTCTGCAGTCATCAGCTGGACTTATGCGGTATTATGAAGCTGATGAAACCACATTTCACATGGACCCGAAATATATCCTGATAGGTGGAGTGCTGACAGGATTGCTATTATTGCTGCTCAATTACCGGTTTGGCCTCTGGCCCTGA
- a CDS encoding XTP/dITP diphosphatase, with translation MHKIYFATGNAHKLREAKNILGEVGYEVEQLDCEYPELQADDLETISAYGARWCADRLDRDVMVDDSGIFIDVLNGFPGPYSRYVEDRLGNRKVLKLMENETNRRAVFRTVVGFCRPGDEPRTFTGEVAGTISFEERGTHGFGYDPIFLYEGQTFGELEDIKKNRVSHRGNAMRKFADWLDPESR, from the coding sequence ATGCATAAGATATATTTCGCCACCGGCAATGCCCATAAACTCAGGGAAGCAAAGAACATCCTGGGAGAGGTGGGATATGAAGTAGAACAGCTCGATTGCGAATATCCTGAACTGCAGGCCGATGACCTTGAGACCATATCAGCCTATGGTGCGCGCTGGTGTGCTGACAGGCTGGACAGGGATGTCATGGTGGACGACAGCGGCATTTTCATCGATGTCCTGAACGGTTTCCCCGGGCCCTACTCACGATATGTGGAAGACCGCCTGGGCAACAGGAAAGTCCTGAAGCTCATGGAAAATGAGACCAACCGCAGGGCTGTGTTCAGGACAGTCGTGGGATTCTGCCGGCCCGGCGACGAGCCCCGTACATTCACAGGTGAAGTTGCAGGGACCATATCATTTGAAGAACGCGGGACGCATGGTTTTGGATACGATCCCATCTTCCTGTATGAAGGCCAGACGTTTGGCGAACTTGAAGATATCAAAAAGAACAGGGTATCGCATAGGGGTAATGCTATGCGAAAATTTGCTGATTGGCTGGACCCGGAATCTCGCTGA
- a CDS encoding Kae1-associated kinase Bud32: MFLSMGAEATIELRDGMVIKKRLPKGYRLEALDNLIRRERTRNEARLTSESRRSGVSTPIIYDIEDFEITMQYIEGPKIKDIITPHLSGDIGIVVGKLHTANIIHGDLTTSNMILHNGRIYLIDFGLAYYDSSVEAQGVDIHVLFQTYESTHNDHEELISAFSAAYRMTFPGADAVLERVTQIERRGRYA; the protein is encoded by the coding sequence ATGTTCCTCAGCATGGGCGCAGAAGCCACCATAGAACTCAGGGACGGCATGGTCATCAAGAAACGCCTGCCGAAAGGATACCGCCTGGAAGCCCTGGATAACCTTATCCGCAGAGAGCGCACCCGGAATGAAGCCCGGCTTACCTCCGAGTCCAGGCGCAGCGGCGTGTCAACGCCCATAATCTACGACATCGAGGACTTCGAAATCACCATGCAATACATCGAAGGCCCGAAAATAAAAGACATCATCACACCCCACTTGAGTGGCGACATCGGGATCGTCGTGGGTAAGCTCCACACTGCCAATATTATACACGGCGACCTCACCACCTCCAACATGATACTGCACAATGGCAGGATATACCTCATCGACTTCGGGCTGGCCTATTATGACAGCTCTGTAGAGGCGCAGGGCGTGGACATCCATGTATTGTTCCAGACCTACGAAAGCACGCACAATGACCATGAAGAACTCATATCCGCATTCTCCGCTGCCTATCGCATGACGTTTCCAGGCGCTGACGCTGTACTCGAGCGGGTAACACAGATAGAAAGGAGAGGACGGTATGCATAA
- the ruvB gene encoding Holliday junction branch migration DNA helicase RuvB → MEERIVSPSEQDHETEDSTIRPIKLDEFIGQNIIKESIKIAIEASKKRGEPLDHILFSGPPGLGKTTLANIIAHEMGVSIKSTSGPILEKAGDLAAILTSLKKGDVLFIDEIHRMNSIIEEILYPAMEDMEIDVMIGEGASARSIKLNLEHFTLIGATTKIGLLSSPLRDRFGITFRLNHYTIRELVEVVHRSASILRIPITRDGTVEIAKRGRGTPRIVNRLLRRARDFALVRADGTITQEVADDALTMLGIDKLGLDELDRRILSIITDDFEGGPVGLKTIAISVGEEVRTIEDVYEPYLIQIGFIQRTPQGRKTTQAGKEHLKVQ, encoded by the coding sequence ATGGAAGAAAGAATAGTCTCTCCTTCAGAGCAGGATCATGAAACAGAAGATTCAACCATCCGCCCCATAAAACTTGATGAGTTCATAGGTCAAAATATCATAAAGGAATCAATAAAAATAGCTATTGAAGCCTCAAAAAAGCGGGGTGAACCACTTGACCACATCTTATTTTCAGGACCACCTGGTCTTGGAAAAACCACTCTGGCAAATATTATCGCACATGAAATGGGAGTCAGTATAAAAAGTACTTCAGGACCTATCCTGGAAAAGGCCGGAGACCTTGCCGCAATACTTACTTCACTTAAAAAAGGAGATGTACTCTTTATTGATGAGATCCATCGCATGAATTCAATTATTGAAGAGATTTTGTATCCTGCTATGGAGGATATGGAAATAGATGTGATGATAGGGGAGGGGGCAAGTGCCAGGTCAATAAAGCTCAACCTGGAACATTTTACTCTTATTGGTGCAACCACAAAGATAGGACTGCTGAGTTCACCGCTCAGGGATCGATTTGGCATTACTTTCAGGCTAAATCATTACACTATTAGGGAACTTGTGGAGGTAGTGCATCGAAGTGCTTCGATCCTGCGTATCCCCATAACCCGAGATGGGACTGTAGAAATTGCTAAACGCGGCCGTGGAACGCCCAGAATTGTTAACAGGTTACTGAGGCGTGCAAGGGATTTTGCACTTGTTAGGGCTGATGGAACGATAACTCAGGAAGTTGCTGATGATGCGCTGACTATGCTGGGTATAGACAAGCTGGGCCTGGATGAACTTGACAGGCGTATACTTAGTATAATAACAGATGATTTCGAAGGTGGACCCGTGGGCCTGAAAACCATTGCCATTTCAGTGGGGGAAGAGGTCAGGACTATTGAAGATGTATATGAACCGTATCTGATCCAGATCGGTTTTATTCAACGTACTCCCCAGGGTAGGAAGACGACACAGGCAGGAAAAGAGCATTTGAAAGTTCAGTAG
- the ruvA gene encoding Holliday junction branch migration protein RuvA, whose amino-acid sequence MISHLRGEIAQCGEGFVVIDVGGIGYHVNVPQPALQELTKQSHVTLYTHLNVREDALNLYGFMNSTELEMFKLIISVSGVGPQIALKILSEITLEDFASAILNEDEKVLTNISGIGKKNAKRLILELKDKMKKKMKGFVPTSTSNINYDAVSALVSLGFQQRESREAVDAVSADFEAPSIEVLIKAALLKLKEVKE is encoded by the coding sequence ATGATTTCACATTTACGTGGCGAAATTGCGCAATGTGGTGAAGGTTTTGTTGTTATTGATGTCGGAGGAATAGGATATCATGTAAATGTTCCGCAACCGGCATTACAGGAACTTACGAAACAATCACACGTAACACTTTATACGCATCTGAATGTCAGGGAGGATGCGCTCAATCTCTACGGGTTCATGAACTCAACCGAACTTGAGATGTTCAAATTAATAATTAGCGTTTCAGGAGTCGGGCCCCAGATAGCTTTGAAGATCCTTTCTGAAATTACATTAGAAGATTTTGCCAGTGCGATCCTCAATGAGGATGAAAAAGTCCTTACAAATATTTCAGGAATTGGCAAGAAAAATGCTAAGAGATTGATACTGGAATTAAAGGATAAGATGAAAAAGAAAATGAAAGGATTTGTTCCCACCAGCACCAGTAATATCAATTATGATGCAGTAAGTGCTCTTGTATCATTGGGTTTTCAACAAAGAGAGTCCAGGGAAGCTGTAGATGCTGTATCTGCGGATTTTGAAGCACCATCGATCGAAGTATTAATTAAGGCAGCACTGTTGAAATTAAAAGAAGTTAAAGAGTAA
- the ruvC gene encoding crossover junction endodeoxyribonuclease RuvC, which translates to MIIIGIDPGLATVGFGVIQKSEEKIIPVSYGCIRTSAEKQTSERLLEIYNEIKTLFEKYNPQIVAIEKLFFNKNVTSAMRVSEARGVILLAAQQKQIPLFEYTPAQIKQAITGTGRADKRQMQEMITRLLGLDELPRPDDAADGLSIALCHIHIMR; encoded by the coding sequence ATGATCATTATCGGAATCGATCCGGGACTTGCAACCGTTGGTTTTGGAGTAATACAAAAATCAGAAGAAAAGATCATTCCTGTAAGCTATGGATGTATTCGAACTTCTGCTGAAAAACAAACATCAGAGCGCCTACTGGAGATCTATAATGAGATCAAAACGCTTTTTGAAAAGTACAATCCTCAAATTGTCGCTATTGAAAAACTCTTTTTCAATAAAAATGTCACGTCTGCAATGAGGGTAAGTGAAGCAAGAGGGGTGATATTACTTGCTGCACAACAAAAACAAATACCTTTATTCGAATATACACCGGCTCAAATCAAGCAGGCGATAACAGGTACAGGACGTGCTGATAAACGACAGATGCAGGAGATGATAACAAGGCTTCTGGGTCTGGATGAACTTCCCAGACCTGATGATGCGGCTGATGGTCTTTCGATTGCTTTATGTCATATACATATAATGAGATAA
- a CDS encoding plasmid pRiA4b ORF-3 family protein, with the protein MPKKKRNEDIHIYQIKVTLDEIKPPIWRRIQVKSDITLSKLHVIIQELMGWDGYHLHQFIIDGMIYGEPDPADMFDVIDERTITLSQVVFEENTKFIYEYDFGDSWYHIILVEKILPLEVDKHYPVCLKGKRDCPPEDCGGPYGYDELLEILKDPQHPEHEEMVDWLDYDFDPEYFDLDEINQRLAHIK; encoded by the coding sequence ATGCCTAAAAAGAAACGGAATGAAGATATTCATATCTATCAGATAAAAGTAACACTTGATGAGATAAAACCACCCATCTGGAGACGAATACAGGTTAAAAGCGATATTACATTATCTAAACTTCATGTCATTATTCAGGAATTGATGGGGTGGGACGGTTATCACCTTCATCAGTTTATCATAGATGGAATGATATATGGTGAACCTGACCCGGCTGATATGTTTGATGTGATTGATGAAAGAACAATAACATTAAGCCAGGTGGTCTTTGAAGAAAATACTAAATTCATCTACGAATACGATTTTGGGGATTCCTGGTATCACATAATCCTGGTTGAAAAAATCCTCCCTCTGGAAGTAGATAAACACTATCCGGTCTGCCTTAAGGGTAAACGTGACTGTCCTCCGGAAGATTGTGGCGGTCCTTATGGATATGATGAACTCCTTGAAATCCTCAAAGATCCGCAACATCCCGAGCATGAAGAAATGGTGGATTGGCTGGATTATGATTTTGATCCTGAATACTTTGACCTTGATGAAATTAATCAGAGGTTAGCCCACATAAAGTGA
- a CDS encoding DEAD/DEAH box helicase — translation MIALHGTWKPSERIDTLGDFFIWGELSTASTIKRRGRPPKISASTPRPHPFQAPNEDLNRVIAFLENGNDSIITNRTYQDNVLLSLPSFSKSPQASPDLLRDDGSEETDEPVGLIPWKVHGLSILPQDAVTLLNSLSGAWIEYDNTVIGTDLRFWSNVSKFALELLSNQHFFPGMVISEESKIFSRWQYMLNDEEDRMRFSILANSMPPVCRSLLQNTIPNTREALISDFLNSSINGCIKNWMSISEIKSKKPGLSEIWLRSLTTGEPIQVNKSVLNNLSKGLQSWEAPIHEIEKSGFRTSFRLEPPIEEETDIWNMRYFLQASDDPSLLVPAEKVWKESKDTLNFLNRKFDQPQEKLLADLGKASRLYPPIEASLHLARPTAARLSTQQAYSFLKEVVPLFSESGFGVLIPPWWKKGGSSSKLGVTLNVKQKKDPKTSKGLFGFNSIIQYDWQIAIGGEQLSEEEFENLVNLKEPLVRIRGEWVEVKNEDIAAAIKFFKSGKSGEMKLDEALRLSAGLGESETGLPVGGFNATGVLSELFERLSGRTGIEDLTQPGDFVGELRPYQVRGFSWLAFLREYGLGACLADDMGLGKTIQLLALLIKDKEEGINKPTLLICPTSVVANWYREAQKFAPSLKVMIHHGTARLKKNEFHSEAVKFDLVISTYALAYRDEDMFENVDWSGVVLDEAQNIKNRFTKQSQAVRKIKSDYRVALTGTPVENRLSELWSIMEFLNPGYLGSAEGFRRGFAMPIERYNDKEAGMKLRSIVSPFILRRLKTDPAIITDLPDKIETKVYCNLTKEQATLYKAVVKDVLERIESSEGIERKGIVLSALTRLKQVCNHPAQYLDDGSVLPGRSGKLNRITEMMEEVIAEDDAALVFTQFSVMGNMLKTHLQHVFGQEVLFLHGGVSQKQRDHMVMRFSEKGGPRIFILSLKAGGVGLNLTRASHVFHFDRWWNPAVENQATDRAFRIGQTKNVQVHKFVCEGTLEERIDEMIEDKKALAENVVGTGEGWLTEMSTEQLKGLFALRQESVMDE, via the coding sequence ATGATCGCACTACATGGAACCTGGAAACCGTCAGAAAGAATAGACACACTGGGAGATTTCTTCATATGGGGTGAGTTATCCACAGCTTCCACCATCAAACGCAGAGGGCGCCCTCCAAAGATCTCTGCCAGTACACCCCGGCCTCATCCATTTCAGGCCCCAAACGAGGACCTGAACCGGGTGATAGCATTCCTGGAAAATGGCAATGACAGCATAATCACTAACAGGACATATCAGGATAATGTATTGTTATCGCTTCCTTCATTTTCAAAATCTCCCCAGGCATCACCTGATTTACTAAGAGATGATGGCAGTGAGGAGACAGATGAGCCAGTGGGTCTAATACCATGGAAAGTACATGGTTTAAGCATTCTTCCCCAGGACGCAGTAACATTACTCAACTCACTCTCAGGAGCATGGATCGAATATGACAACACTGTCATTGGAACCGATCTGAGGTTCTGGAGTAATGTCTCAAAATTTGCACTTGAACTGTTATCAAACCAGCATTTTTTTCCTGGCATGGTTATTTCTGAAGAAAGTAAGATATTTTCCAGATGGCAGTATATGCTCAATGATGAGGAAGACAGGATGCGCTTTTCAATCCTTGCAAACTCAATGCCTCCTGTTTGCAGATCACTCCTCCAGAATACTATTCCAAATACCCGGGAAGCTCTCATATCGGATTTTCTCAATAGTAGCATTAACGGATGTATCAAAAACTGGATGTCAATCTCAGAGATCAAATCAAAAAAGCCCGGTCTCTCTGAAATATGGTTACGATCCCTGACAACCGGAGAACCGATACAAGTCAATAAGTCAGTTCTTAACAACCTTTCAAAAGGTTTACAATCATGGGAAGCCCCGATACATGAAATTGAAAAATCCGGATTTCGCACATCGTTCCGGCTTGAACCCCCCATTGAGGAGGAAACAGACATCTGGAATATGCGCTATTTTCTTCAGGCTTCGGATGACCCAAGCCTGCTTGTGCCTGCTGAAAAAGTCTGGAAAGAATCAAAAGACACACTTAATTTCCTTAACCGTAAATTCGACCAACCCCAGGAAAAACTTCTTGCCGATCTTGGGAAAGCCTCCAGGCTATACCCTCCTATCGAGGCCAGTCTCCATTTAGCAAGACCCACTGCCGCCCGGCTTAGCACGCAGCAGGCTTATTCATTTTTAAAAGAAGTTGTGCCCTTATTTTCAGAGAGCGGATTCGGGGTCCTTATTCCACCATGGTGGAAAAAAGGGGGATCAAGTTCGAAGCTTGGTGTAACATTAAATGTGAAACAAAAGAAAGACCCTAAAACCAGCAAAGGATTGTTCGGTTTTAACTCAATTATCCAGTACGACTGGCAGATCGCCATTGGCGGTGAGCAGTTAAGTGAAGAGGAATTTGAGAATCTTGTAAACCTGAAAGAGCCGCTTGTACGCATCAGGGGAGAATGGGTAGAGGTCAAAAATGAAGATATTGCAGCTGCTATTAAATTCTTCAAATCCGGAAAATCAGGTGAGATGAAACTGGACGAAGCCCTCAGGCTGAGCGCCGGACTTGGAGAATCGGAAACAGGCCTCCCAGTTGGCGGATTTAATGCAACCGGAGTGCTATCCGAGCTATTTGAGCGTTTATCAGGGAGAACCGGAATAGAAGATTTAACACAGCCCGGTGATTTTGTTGGTGAGCTTCGACCTTATCAGGTCAGGGGCTTCTCGTGGCTTGCGTTTTTGCGGGAGTACGGACTGGGAGCATGCCTTGCAGATGATATGGGACTTGGTAAGACGATCCAGCTTCTTGCCCTGCTCATAAAGGATAAAGAAGAAGGCATCAATAAACCAACCCTCCTGATATGTCCCACTTCCGTAGTTGCTAACTGGTATCGGGAAGCGCAAAAATTTGCACCATCCCTCAAGGTTATGATACATCACGGCACAGCCCGGCTGAAGAAAAATGAATTCCATTCCGAAGCTGTCAAATTCGACCTGGTCATCAGCACCTATGCCCTTGCTTACCGGGATGAGGATATGTTCGAAAATGTGGATTGGAGCGGGGTTGTGCTGGATGAAGCGCAGAACATTAAGAACCGGTTCACAAAGCAATCCCAGGCTGTCCGTAAAATCAAATCAGACTATCGAGTGGCCCTTACAGGCACACCTGTTGAGAACCGTTTATCAGAACTCTGGTCTATTATGGAGTTTTTAAATCCGGGCTACCTCGGCTCGGCAGAAGGTTTCAGGAGAGGTTTTGCGATGCCTATTGAACGCTATAATGACAAAGAAGCAGGCATGAAGCTTCGAAGTATTGTTTCACCATTCATCCTTCGCCGCCTCAAGACAGACCCTGCCATCATAACAGACCTGCCTGATAAAATTGAGACAAAGGTATACTGCAACCTTACAAAAGAGCAGGCTACACTCTACAAGGCTGTTGTTAAAGATGTGCTTGAGAGAATCGAAAGCTCAGAAGGAATTGAAAGAAAAGGGATCGTGTTATCAGCACTTACAAGATTAAAACAGGTATGCAATCACCCGGCGCAGTACCTGGATGACGGTTCGGTACTCCCGGGACGCTCAGGCAAGTTGAATCGTATCACTGAGATGATGGAAGAGGTGATAGCTGAAGATGATGCTGCGCTTGTCTTCACCCAGTTTTCCGTGATGGGAAACATGCTTAAAACGCATCTCCAGCATGTCTTTGGCCAGGAGGTACTCTTTTTGCATGGCGGAGTGTCCCAGAAACAGCGGGACCATATGGTTATGAGATTTTCAGAAAAGGGCGGACCCCGGATATTCATTCTTTCACTCAAAGCTGGCGGGGTGGGTCTGAACCTCACCCGTGCCAGTCACGTGTTCCACTTTGACCGGTGGTGGAACCCGGCCGTTGAGAACCAGGCAACAGACCGTGCTTTCAGGATCGGGCAAACCAAAAATGTGCAGGTTCACAAGTTTGTGTGCGAAGGGACTCTTGAAGAGAGGATAGATGAGATGATAGAGGATAAGAAAGCACTTGCCGAGAATGTTGTTGGGACGGGCGAGGGCTGGCTGACAGAGATGTCGACCGAGCAGTTGAAGGGTTTATTTGCATTGAGGCAAGAATCAGTGATGGATGAATAA
- a CDS encoding SWIM zinc finger family protein — MGRYEDFWGGYTPSKPIQVEGGIKAKSKKGSIGDTWWSKRWVSVLESFGWSNRLERGRRYARKGQVLDFELSAGKVEAKVQGSVRKPYSVTIEIKPITEKSWDYVIEEMSQKAIFAAKLLAGEMPHDIEEAFEAEDISLFPEKSKDIKTHCSCPDSANPCKHIAALYYILAEEFDRDPFMIFELRGRTKDEIISSLRQKRTDESHPEPEEIFDVAQVKEVALSMDDFWEGGDSESFSVNISLPDVSAAIIKRLGTPEFWDSKVDFVEKMGGYYEEISRRAIVTAYCEQTKTKKK, encoded by the coding sequence ATGGGCAGGTATGAAGACTTCTGGGGCGGCTATACTCCTTCAAAGCCAATACAGGTGGAAGGCGGTATCAAAGCCAAAAGCAAGAAGGGCAGTATCGGAGATACCTGGTGGTCAAAACGTTGGGTGAGTGTCCTGGAATCCTTTGGCTGGAGCAACCGGCTTGAGCGGGGAAGACGATATGCCAGAAAAGGCCAGGTGCTTGATTTTGAACTTTCGGCCGGAAAAGTCGAAGCAAAAGTCCAGGGCTCGGTCCGGAAACCTTATTCAGTTACTATTGAGATTAAACCGATTACTGAAAAATCATGGGATTATGTCATAGAAGAGATGTCTCAAAAGGCAATATTCGCAGCAAAACTACTTGCAGGCGAGATGCCACATGATATTGAAGAAGCCTTTGAAGCAGAAGATATATCGCTGTTCCCTGAAAAATCGAAAGATATAAAGACGCACTGTTCATGTCCGGATAGTGCAAATCCCTGTAAACATATTGCTGCACTGTATTATATTTTGGCTGAAGAGTTTGACCGTGACCCTTTCATGATCTTTGAATTGCGTGGCCGGACAAAGGATGAAATTATTTCATCTCTTCGCCAGAAGCGCACTGACGAAAGCCATCCTGAACCAGAAGAAATTTTTGATGTTGCGCAAGTAAAGGAAGTTGCTTTGTCCATGGATGATTTCTGGGAAGGGGGGGATAGCGAATCATTTTCAGTTAATATCTCGCTACCTGATGTATCGGCAGCAATTATCAAACGGCTGGGAACACCGGAATTCTGGGATAGCAAGGTCGATTTTGTAGAGAAAATGGGCGGGTATTATGAAGAGATTAGCAGGCGCGCTATTGTGACTGCTTATTGTGAACAGACAAAAACGAAAAAGAAATGA